The Streptomyces sp. NBC_00670 genome window below encodes:
- a CDS encoding AAA family ATPase, which produces MTVPLTPPPPQEPSRHDQAGQQAPAPSAPAAPGPAYERWQGPDGAAVPGPFGQGPGVSYAQDGPGMKTEVREGVVVALGVAVTGVLLGVLWWWLAPHVPLVGDVVGKNWVVYLKDSEGEQAIGVDGTFTLLALAFGAVSAVVVFLARRRGGVPLVVALAVGGVLGSLLAWRVGVWLGPAQDVVAHAKSVGKGVTFSAPLKLGAKGALLAWSLAALVVHLGLTALFGPRDPEPVPAPLPPAA; this is translated from the coding sequence GTGACCGTTCCGTTGACTCCTCCGCCCCCGCAGGAACCGTCCCGCCACGACCAGGCCGGACAGCAGGCCCCCGCCCCGTCCGCCCCGGCGGCGCCGGGGCCCGCGTACGAGCGGTGGCAGGGGCCCGACGGTGCGGCCGTGCCCGGGCCCTTCGGCCAGGGGCCGGGCGTGTCGTACGCACAGGACGGACCCGGTATGAAGACCGAAGTGCGGGAGGGCGTCGTCGTCGCGCTGGGCGTGGCGGTGACGGGGGTGCTGCTCGGGGTGCTGTGGTGGTGGCTGGCGCCGCATGTGCCGCTGGTCGGGGACGTGGTCGGCAAGAACTGGGTCGTCTACCTCAAGGACAGCGAGGGGGAGCAGGCGATCGGGGTCGACGGGACGTTCACGCTGCTCGCGCTGGCGTTCGGGGCGGTGAGCGCGGTGGTGGTGTTCCTGGCCCGGCGGCGGGGCGGGGTGCCGTTGGTGGTGGCGCTCGCGGTGGGCGGCGTGCTGGGATCGTTGCTCGCGTGGCGGGTGGGGGTCTGGCTGGGGCCCGCGCAGGATGTGGTCGCGCACGCGAAGAGTGTGGGCAAGGGGGTGACGTTCTCCGCGCCGTTGAAGCTGGGCGCGAAGGGGGCGTTGCTGGCGTGGTCCCTGGCGGCGCTGGTCGTTCACCTGGGCCTCACGGCGTTGTTCGGCCCGAGGGACCCGGAACCCGTGCCGGCGCCGTTGCCTCCGGCGGCCTAG
- a CDS encoding NYN domain-containing protein, whose amino-acid sequence MDRCIVLVDAGYLLGAAASLLAGEPSRSRITVDHAALIQGLRDRAESDTRQPLLRIYWFDGAPDRVPQPEHRRLRVMPRVTVRLGALTRSDGRWAQKGVDAAMHAELTELARNRACSDVVLVTGDGDLLPGMMAAKEHGVAVHLWAVQAADGDYNQSEDLVAEADERRVLDRAWITRAVRAKEYGGICAPPHVPRPEIAAILSAPLPESSLSAAPERPAEQPRHPAAAEPRNGSGERGLPAAKGVPTPKDLAGLRAPGPQPASPPPSATLRWSSDKGWVDRPGGESSEAASLPTLAQLTSAEQRWADREEDITAVGGDPLEVGQVFARRWAERLTDQIHLQKLSGMYPRVPHRIDGELLRYAARFGLLAHKDDQIDEQDRYAIRAGFWREIDGRTATERVPAGE is encoded by the coding sequence GTGGACCGCTGCATCGTCCTGGTGGACGCCGGATACCTGCTCGGGGCCGCCGCCAGCCTTCTCGCGGGTGAACCCTCCCGCTCCCGCATCACCGTCGACCACGCCGCCCTCATCCAGGGCCTGCGCGACCGCGCCGAGTCCGACACCCGGCAGCCCCTGCTGCGCATCTACTGGTTCGACGGCGCCCCCGACCGCGTCCCGCAGCCCGAGCACCGCAGGCTGCGCGTGATGCCCCGGGTCACCGTCCGCCTCGGCGCCCTGACCCGCAGCGACGGACGGTGGGCGCAGAAGGGCGTCGACGCCGCCATGCACGCGGAACTCACCGAACTCGCCCGCAACCGGGCCTGCTCCGACGTGGTCCTGGTCACCGGGGACGGCGATCTGCTGCCGGGCATGATGGCCGCCAAGGAACACGGCGTCGCCGTCCACCTCTGGGCGGTGCAGGCCGCCGACGGCGACTACAACCAGTCCGAGGACCTGGTCGCCGAGGCCGACGAACGCCGGGTCCTGGACCGCGCCTGGATCACCCGGGCGGTACGCGCCAAGGAGTACGGCGGTATCTGCGCGCCCCCGCACGTGCCCCGGCCCGAGATCGCCGCGATCCTCTCCGCCCCGCTGCCGGAGTCCTCGCTCTCCGCCGCGCCCGAACGCCCCGCCGAGCAGCCCCGGCACCCGGCGGCGGCCGAGCCGCGCAACGGCTCGGGGGAGCGCGGGCTGCCCGCCGCGAAGGGTGTGCCCACGCCGAAGGACCTCGCGGGGCTGCGCGCCCCCGGCCCGCAGCCGGCGTCCCCGCCGCCCTCGGCGACGCTGCGGTGGTCCTCCGACAAGGGCTGGGTCGACCGGCCCGGGGGCGAGTCCTCCGAGGCCGCCTCGCTGCCGACGCTCGCGCAGCTCACCAGTGCGGAGCAGCGGTGGGCCGACCGCGAGGAGGACATCACGGCGGTCGGCGGCGACCCGCTTGAGGTCGGACAGGTGTTCGCCCGCCGTTGGGCGGAGCGGCTGACCGACCAGATCCATCTGCAGAAACTTTCCGGCATGTATCCCCGGGTGCCCCACCGCATCGACGGCGAGCTGCTGCGGTACGCGGCGCGCTTCGGCCTGCTCGCCCACAAGGACGACCAGATCGACGAACAGGACCGCTACGCGATCCGCGCGGGCTTCTGGCGCGAAATCGACGGCCGAACGGCTACGGAACGGGTGCCGGCGGGGGAGTAG
- a CDS encoding ABC transporter ATP-binding protein, protein MCAVRGLTKTYPAARARRGTPAIPEITATDDIRLDVRRGEIFGLLGPNGAGKSTLVRQLTGLMRPDRGSVEILGHDIVRHPERASRILAYLGQESTALDELTVSLAAETTGRLRGLDLRRARVERDAVLEELGLTPLAARPLKKLSGGQRRLACFAAALVGERPLLVLDEPTTGMDPVARRAVWAAVDRRRAEHGTTVLLVTHNVIEAETVLDRVAVLHHGRVVACDTPAGLKAEVAGEVRVELVWRDRPPLDVPEVAALHDRAAESGRRWTLRLAPEEARAVVATVTGGAAFAALDDFTLATPSLEDVYLALGGDVRGLVKA, encoded by the coding sequence GTGTGCGCCGTACGCGGACTGACCAAGACCTACCCCGCCGCCCGCGCCCGCCGCGGCACCCCCGCCATCCCCGAGATCACCGCCACCGACGACATCCGCCTGGACGTCCGCCGCGGCGAGATCTTCGGCCTGCTCGGCCCCAATGGCGCCGGCAAGTCCACCCTCGTCCGCCAGCTCACCGGCCTGATGCGCCCCGACCGCGGCAGCGTCGAGATCCTCGGCCACGACATCGTCCGCCACCCCGAGCGCGCCTCCCGCATCCTCGCCTACCTCGGCCAGGAGTCCACCGCCCTCGACGAGCTGACCGTCTCGCTGGCCGCCGAGACGACCGGTCGACTGCGCGGCCTCGACCTGCGCCGGGCCCGCGTGGAGCGGGACGCCGTCCTGGAGGAGCTCGGCCTCACCCCGCTGGCCGCCCGCCCCTTGAAAAAGCTCTCCGGCGGCCAGCGCAGACTCGCCTGCTTCGCCGCCGCCCTCGTCGGCGAGCGCCCCCTGCTGGTGCTGGACGAGCCCACCACCGGCATGGACCCGGTCGCCCGCCGCGCGGTGTGGGCCGCCGTCGACCGCCGCCGCGCGGAACACGGCACCACCGTGCTGCTGGTCACGCACAACGTCATCGAGGCGGAGACCGTCCTCGACCGGGTCGCCGTCCTGCACCACGGCCGCGTCGTCGCCTGCGACACGCCCGCGGGTCTCAAGGCGGAGGTCGCGGGCGAGGTCCGCGTGGAACTCGTCTGGCGCGACCGCCCGCCACTGGACGTGCCCGAGGTCGCCGCCCTGCACGACCGCGCCGCCGAGTCCGGACGCCGCTGGACGCTGCGGCTCGCTCCCGAGGAGGCCAGGGCCGTCGTCGCCACGGTCACCGGCGGCGCCGCCTTCGCCGCCCTGGACGACTTCACCCTCGCCACGCCCAGCCTGGAGGACGTCTACCTCGCGCTCGGCGGGGACGTCCGGGGACTGGTGAAGGCGTGA
- a CDS encoding LON peptidase substrate-binding domain-containing protein, which translates to MTIVRLPLFPLNSVLFPGLVLPLNVFEERYRAMMRELLKTPEEEPRRFAVVAIRDGHEVAPSEPGMPDPTAVPERGPAAGFGADPAKALHAVGCVADAATIRERPDGTFEVLATGTTRVRLLSVDASGAFLTAELEELEEEPGDGAATLAEGVLRAFRKYQKRLAGARERSLSTSGELPDEPSVVSYLVAAAAMLDTPAKQRLLQAPDTASRLRDELKLLRAETAIIRNLPSLPAAELTRGPQSLN; encoded by the coding sequence GTGACCATCGTCCGGCTTCCGCTCTTCCCGTTGAACTCGGTGCTGTTCCCGGGGCTCGTGCTTCCGCTGAACGTCTTCGAGGAGCGTTATCGCGCCATGATGCGCGAGCTGCTGAAGACCCCCGAGGAGGAACCGCGCCGCTTCGCCGTCGTCGCCATCCGCGACGGCCACGAGGTGGCGCCCAGCGAGCCCGGCATGCCCGATCCGACGGCCGTGCCCGAGCGGGGGCCCGCGGCGGGCTTCGGGGCCGATCCGGCCAAGGCACTGCACGCGGTGGGCTGCGTCGCGGACGCGGCGACCATCCGGGAGCGGCCCGACGGCACGTTCGAGGTGCTGGCCACCGGCACCACCCGGGTCCGGCTGCTCTCGGTGGACGCCTCCGGCGCCTTCCTGACGGCCGAACTGGAGGAGCTGGAGGAGGAGCCGGGCGACGGTGCCGCGACGCTGGCCGAGGGCGTGCTGCGGGCGTTCCGCAAGTACCAGAAGCGGCTGGCCGGGGCGCGGGAGCGGTCGCTGTCGACCAGCGGGGAGCTCCCCGACGAGCCGTCCGTGGTGTCGTACCTGGTCGCCGCGGCGGCGATGCTGGACACCCCGGCGAAGCAGCGGCTGCTCCAGGCGCCGGACACCGCCTCGCGGCTGCGGGACGAGCTGAAGCTGCTGCGCGCGGAGACCGCGATCATCCGCAATCTGCCGTCGCTGCCGGCGGCGGAACTGACGCGGGGCCCGCAGAGCCTCAACTGA
- the ybaK gene encoding Cys-tRNA(Pro) deacylase, protein MAKKTKKQQQPGGGGTPATVALTAAGVAYTVHSYDHDPSHPSYGEEAAEAMGVSPDRVFKTLVADVDGALVVGVVPVAGSLDLKALATAVGGKRAAMADPTLAERTTGYVRGGISPLGQRKRLRTVLDASASAHATVCVSAGRRGLEVELAPGDLATLTGAVVAPIARG, encoded by the coding sequence ATGGCGAAGAAGACGAAGAAACAGCAGCAGCCGGGCGGGGGCGGGACCCCGGCCACGGTGGCGCTGACGGCGGCGGGGGTGGCGTACACGGTCCACTCCTACGACCACGACCCCTCCCACCCCTCGTACGGCGAGGAGGCGGCCGAGGCGATGGGTGTCTCCCCGGACCGGGTCTTCAAGACGCTGGTGGCCGACGTGGACGGCGCGCTGGTGGTCGGCGTGGTCCCGGTGGCGGGCTCGCTCGACCTGAAGGCGCTCGCGACGGCGGTGGGCGGCAAGCGCGCGGCGATGGCCGACCCGACGCTGGCCGAGCGGACGACGGGGTACGTACGCGGCGGCATCTCCCCCCTGGGCCAGCGCAAACGCCTGCGAACGGTCCTGGACGCGTCCGCCTCCGCGCACGCCACGGTGTGCGTGTCGGCGGGCCGACGGGGCCTGGAGGTGGAGCTCGCCCCGGGTGACCTGGCGACGCTGACGGGGGCGGTCGTCGCGCCGATCGCGCGGGGCTAG
- a CDS encoding oxidoreductase — MTESDGLRATTTDVPDVPDGLTTVEAGMWQAFRAGTVYDLRSGDARVDDPHGGAPWGPERTVRARVVCWLLLDGPPALAGRVASLKLTGVRITDPLDLAGGTVDPYVEIKGCRFEQEVRLPEARFTTVRLLDCAMPRLEAARVHTEGDLHLPRCRVPGGIRLTDAHIGTDLLLNQAAVGRDRTGRAIVADGISVGQDLQAEMLHTEGELSLRSAQVGVSLSLRGARLASTATRHALNAPQLTVERTLYLSPAGLGNPVLTSGTTPARGTLVQRFEALGGIRLDDGRFGDSVDLEGARFRFRDDQELSLRRVQMPELRFLGERPERGRVVLSGARIGNLVDRTTSWPGPGRLHMGGFTYENLVPQDAFPLQRRVEWVTAATAEYDPEPYERLAAVLRGSGEDEDAREVLLAKQRRRRETLPLAAKLWGYAQDWTVAYGYRPGRAAVWMAVLWAAASLAFAGNDPPPVDPQKHPHWNASLFALDLLLPVIDLGQADQWRLAGGWQWLATALILLGWVLATTVAAGVTRALRRS, encoded by the coding sequence GTGACCGAGAGTGACGGCCTGCGCGCCACGACGACCGATGTTCCCGATGTTCCCGACGGACTGACCACCGTCGAGGCCGGCATGTGGCAGGCGTTCCGTGCCGGCACCGTCTACGACCTGCGCAGCGGCGACGCGCGCGTGGACGATCCACACGGCGGCGCCCCCTGGGGCCCCGAGCGCACGGTCCGCGCCCGCGTGGTGTGCTGGCTGCTGCTCGACGGCCCGCCCGCGCTGGCCGGCCGGGTCGCCTCGCTGAAGCTGACCGGGGTGCGGATCACCGACCCGCTCGATCTGGCGGGCGGCACCGTCGATCCGTACGTCGAGATCAAGGGCTGCCGCTTCGAGCAGGAGGTACGGCTGCCGGAGGCCCGGTTCACCACCGTGCGGCTGCTGGACTGCGCGATGCCCCGGCTGGAGGCGGCCCGGGTGCACACCGAGGGCGATCTGCATCTGCCGCGCTGCCGGGTCCCCGGCGGCATCCGGCTCACCGACGCGCACATAGGCACCGATCTGCTGCTCAACCAGGCGGCCGTGGGCCGGGACCGCACCGGCCGGGCGATCGTCGCGGACGGCATCTCGGTCGGCCAGGACCTCCAGGCCGAGATGCTCCACACGGAGGGCGAGCTGAGCCTGCGCAGCGCCCAGGTCGGCGTGTCGCTGAGCCTGCGGGGCGCCCGGCTGGCCAGTACGGCCACACGGCACGCCCTGAACGCGCCCCAGCTCACCGTCGAACGCACGCTCTACCTGAGCCCCGCCGGACTCGGCAACCCGGTGCTGACCAGCGGCACCACCCCGGCCCGCGGCACGCTCGTACAGCGTTTCGAGGCGCTGGGCGGAATCCGCCTCGACGACGGGCGGTTCGGGGACTCCGTGGACCTGGAGGGCGCCCGGTTCCGCTTCCGGGACGACCAGGAGCTGTCGCTGCGCCGGGTGCAGATGCCCGAGCTGCGCTTCCTCGGGGAGCGGCCGGAGCGCGGCCGGGTGGTGCTGTCGGGCGCCCGGATCGGCAACCTCGTCGACCGTACGACGAGCTGGCCCGGCCCCGGCCGGCTGCACATGGGCGGCTTCACCTACGAGAACCTGGTGCCGCAGGACGCCTTCCCGCTCCAGCGGCGCGTGGAATGGGTCACCGCGGCGACCGCCGAGTACGACCCGGAACCCTACGAACGGCTCGCGGCCGTGCTGCGCGGCTCCGGGGAGGACGAGGACGCCCGCGAGGTGCTGCTCGCCAAGCAGCGCCGCCGTCGGGAGACCCTGCCGCTCGCCGCGAAGCTGTGGGGGTACGCGCAGGACTGGACGGTGGCCTACGGGTACCGGCCGGGGCGGGCCGCGGTGTGGATGGCGGTGCTGTGGGCGGCCGCGTCGCTGGCGTTCGCGGGGAACGACCCGCCGCCGGTCGATCCGCAGAAGCATCCGCACTGGAACGCCTCGCTGTTCGCGCTCGACCTGCTGCTGCCGGTGATCGACCTCGGGCAGGCCGACCAGTGGCGGCTCGCCGGCGGCTGGCAGTGGCTGGCCACGGCGCTGATCCTGCTGGGCTGGGTCCTGGCGACGACGGTGGCCGCGGGTGTGACGCGGGCGCTGCGGCGGAGCTGA
- the dnaE gene encoding DNA polymerase III subunit alpha, which yields MSKPPFTHLHVHTQYSMLDGAARLNDMFKACDEMGMTHIAMSDHGNLHGAYDFFHSAKKAGVTPIIGIEAYVAPESRRNKRKIRWGQPHQKRDDVSGSGGYTHKTIWAANATGLHNLFRLSSDAYAEGWLQKWPRMDKETISQWSEGLIASTGCPSGELQTRLRLGQYDEALKSAAEYQDIFGKDRYFLELMDHGIDIEHRVRDGLLEIGRKLGIPPLVTNDSHYTYAHEASAHDALLCIQTGKNLSDPDRFKFDGTGYYLKSTDEMYAIDSSDAWQEGCRNTLLVAEQVDTTGMFEKRDLMPKFDIPEGYTEVTWFKEEVRRGMERRFPGGIPEDRQKQVEYEMDVIIQMGFPGYFLVVADFIMWAKNNGIAVGPGRGSAAGSIVAYAMGITDLDPIPHGLIFERFLNPERVSMPDVDIDFDERRRVEVIRYVTEKYGADKVAMIGTYGKIKAKNAIKDSARVLGYPYAMGDRITKAMPADVLGKGIDLNGITDPSHPRYSEAGEVRGMYENEPDVKKVIDTAKGVEGLVRQMGVHAAGVIMSSETITEHVPVWVRHTDNVTITQWDYPSCESLGLLKMDFLGLRNLTIMDDAVKMVKANKGLDIDLLSLPLDDPKTFELLQRGDTLGVFQFDGGPMRSLLRLMKPDNFEDISAVSALYRPGPMGMDSHTNYALRKNGAQEITPIHPELEAPLKEVLDVTYGLIVYQEQVQKAAQIIAGYSLGEADILRRVMGKKKADELAKNFTIFQAGAKKNGYSDEAIQALWDVLVPFAGYAFNKAHSAAYGLVSYWTAYLKANYPAEYMAGLLTSVKDDKDKSAVYLNECRRMGIKVLPPNVNESESNFAAQGDDVILFGLSAVRNVGTNVVDSIIKSRKAKGKYASFPDYLDKVEAVVCNKRTTESLIKAGAFDSMGHTRKGLTAQYEPMIDNVVAVKRKEAEGQFDLFGGMGDADTSEPGFGLDVEFSPDEWDKTYLLAQEREMLGLYVSDHPLFGLEHVLSDKADAGIAQLTGGDFGDGAVVTIGGIISGLQRKMTKQGNAWAIATVEDLAGSLECMFFPATYQLVSTQLVEDAVVFVKGRLDKREDVPRLVAMELQVPDLSNAGTNAPVVLTIPATRVTPPMVSRLGEILSHHKGDSEVRIKLQGPRKTTVLRLDRHRVKPDPALFGDLKVLLGPSCLAG from the coding sequence GTGTCGAAGCCGCCGTTCACGCACCTGCACGTCCACACCCAGTACTCGATGCTGGACGGCGCCGCGCGGCTGAACGACATGTTCAAGGCCTGCGACGAGATGGGGATGACGCACATCGCCATGTCCGACCACGGCAACCTGCACGGGGCGTACGACTTCTTCCACTCCGCGAAGAAGGCGGGCGTGACGCCGATCATCGGCATCGAGGCGTACGTCGCCCCCGAGTCCCGGCGCAACAAGCGCAAGATCCGCTGGGGCCAGCCGCACCAGAAGCGGGACGACGTGTCCGGTTCGGGTGGTTACACCCACAAGACGATCTGGGCGGCCAACGCCACCGGACTGCACAACCTCTTCCGGCTCTCCTCCGACGCCTACGCCGAGGGCTGGCTGCAGAAGTGGCCCCGTATGGACAAGGAGACCATCTCCCAGTGGTCCGAGGGGCTCATCGCCTCCACCGGCTGCCCCTCGGGCGAACTGCAGACCCGGCTGCGCCTCGGCCAGTACGACGAGGCCCTGAAGTCGGCCGCCGAGTACCAGGACATCTTCGGCAAGGACCGCTACTTCCTGGAGCTGATGGACCACGGCATCGACATCGAGCACCGGGTCCGCGACGGCCTCCTGGAGATCGGCAGGAAGCTCGGCATCCCCCCGCTGGTCACCAACGACTCGCACTACACCTACGCGCACGAGGCGAGCGCCCACGACGCCCTGCTGTGCATCCAGACCGGCAAGAACCTCTCCGACCCCGACCGCTTCAAGTTCGACGGCACCGGCTACTACCTGAAGTCCACGGACGAGATGTACGCCATCGACTCCTCGGACGCCTGGCAGGAGGGCTGCCGCAACACCCTCCTGGTCGCCGAACAGGTCGACACCACGGGCATGTTCGAGAAGCGCGACCTGATGCCCAAGTTCGACATCCCCGAGGGCTACACCGAGGTCACCTGGTTCAAGGAGGAGGTCCGCCGCGGCATGGAGCGCCGCTTCCCCGGCGGCATCCCCGAGGACCGCCAGAAGCAGGTCGAGTACGAGATGGACGTCATCATCCAGATGGGGTTCCCGGGCTACTTCCTCGTCGTCGCCGACTTCATCATGTGGGCCAAGAACAACGGCATCGCCGTCGGCCCCGGGCGGGGCTCCGCGGCCGGCTCGATCGTCGCCTACGCCATGGGCATCACCGACCTCGACCCCATTCCGCACGGCCTGATCTTCGAGCGGTTCCTCAACCCCGAGCGCGTCTCCATGCCCGACGTCGACATCGACTTCGACGAGCGCAGGCGCGTCGAGGTCATCCGGTACGTCACCGAGAAGTACGGCGCCGACAAGGTCGCCATGATCGGCACCTACGGCAAGATCAAGGCCAAGAACGCCATCAAGGACTCCGCGCGCGTCCTGGGCTACCCGTACGCGATGGGCGACCGCATCACCAAGGCGATGCCCGCCGACGTCCTCGGCAAGGGCATCGACCTCAACGGCATCACCGATCCCTCGCACCCCCGCTACAGCGAGGCCGGCGAGGTCCGCGGGATGTACGAGAACGAACCGGACGTCAAGAAGGTCATCGACACCGCCAAGGGCGTCGAGGGCCTGGTCCGGCAGATGGGCGTGCACGCCGCCGGCGTGATCATGTCCAGCGAGACCATCACCGAGCACGTGCCCGTCTGGGTCCGGCACACCGACAACGTGACCATCACGCAGTGGGACTACCCGAGCTGCGAGTCGCTCGGCCTGCTGAAGATGGACTTCCTCGGCCTGCGCAACCTGACGATCATGGACGACGCGGTCAAGATGGTGAAGGCCAACAAGGGCCTCGACATCGACCTGCTGTCGCTGCCGCTGGACGACCCCAAGACCTTCGAACTGCTCCAGCGCGGCGACACCCTCGGGGTCTTCCAGTTCGACGGCGGTCCCATGCGCTCCCTGCTGCGCCTGATGAAGCCCGACAACTTCGAGGACATCTCCGCCGTCTCGGCGCTCTACCGGCCCGGCCCCATGGGCATGGACTCGCACACCAACTACGCGCTGCGCAAGAACGGCGCCCAGGAGATCACCCCGATCCACCCCGAGCTGGAGGCCCCGCTCAAGGAGGTCCTGGACGTCACCTACGGCCTGATCGTCTACCAGGAGCAGGTGCAGAAGGCCGCCCAGATCATCGCCGGGTACTCGCTCGGCGAGGCCGACATCCTCCGTCGCGTGATGGGCAAGAAGAAGGCCGACGAGCTGGCGAAGAACTTCACCATCTTCCAGGCCGGCGCCAAGAAGAACGGCTACAGCGACGAGGCGATCCAGGCCCTGTGGGACGTCCTGGTCCCGTTCGCCGGCTACGCCTTCAACAAGGCGCACTCCGCCGCGTACGGCCTGGTCTCGTACTGGACGGCCTACCTGAAGGCCAACTACCCGGCCGAGTACATGGCCGGACTGCTCACCTCGGTCAAGGACGACAAGGACAAGTCGGCCGTCTACCTCAACGAGTGCCGGCGCATGGGCATCAAGGTGCTCCCGCCCAACGTCAACGAGTCGGAGTCCAACTTCGCCGCCCAGGGCGACGACGTGATCCTCTTCGGCCTCTCCGCGGTGCGCAACGTCGGCACCAACGTGGTCGACTCGATCATCAAGTCCCGCAAGGCGAAGGGGAAGTACGCCTCCTTCCCGGACTACCTGGACAAGGTCGAGGCCGTCGTCTGCAACAAGCGGACCACGGAATCCCTCATCAAGGCGGGCGCCTTCGACTCCATGGGGCACACCCGCAAGGGGCTCACCGCCCAGTACGAACCGATGATCGACAACGTGGTCGCGGTCAAGCGCAAGGAGGCCGAGGGCCAGTTCGACCTCTTCGGCGGCATGGGCGACGCCGACACCAGCGAGCCGGGCTTCGGGCTCGACGTGGAGTTCTCGCCCGACGAGTGGGACAAGACGTATCTGCTCGCCCAGGAGCGGGAGATGCTCGGCCTCTACGTCTCCGACCACCCCCTCTTCGGCCTGGAGCACGTGCTGTCCGACAAGGCCGACGCGGGCATCGCCCAGCTCACCGGCGGCGACTTCGGGGACGGCGCGGTCGTCACCATCGGCGGCATCATCTCCGGGTTGCAGCGCAAGATGACCAAGCAGGGCAACGCCTGGGCGATCGCCACCGTCGAGGACCTGGCCGGCTCCCTGGAGTGCATGTTCTTCCCGGCGACGTACCAGCTGGTCTCGACGCAACTGGTCGAGGACGCCGTGGTGTTCGTCAAGGGCCGGCTCGACAAGCGGGAGGACGTGCCGCGGCTGGTCGCGATGGAGCTCCAGGTGCCCGACCTGTCCAACGCGGGGACCAACGCGCCGGTGGTGCTCACCATCCCGGCCACCAGGGTCACTCCGCCCATGGTCAGCCGGCTCGGCGAGATCCTCAGTCACCACAAGGGCGACAGCGAGGTGCGGATCAAGCTCCAGGGCCCCCGCAAGACCACGGTCCTCCGGCTCGACCGGCACCGGGTGAAGCCGGACCCGGCGCTCTTCGGCGACCTCAAGGTGCTGCTCGGCCCGTCCTGCCTGGCGGGTTGA
- a CDS encoding ABC transporter permease has translation MSVVPAGILPAAPGAVPDAAPEAAVLGPRARLWPALAAVYKAQLSRARVARIPLLFVATFQSIGIMILMRGVVDDAAGARAVVAGSSVLVVAFVALNLLAQYFGQLRADGGLDHYATLPVPPAAVVLGAAGAYASFTVPGTVVTAVFGCLLFGLPLGHLWILAAVIPLAGAALAGLGAALGLLAPRPELATLLGQLGMSAALLLGVLPPGRLPEVVRLARDLLPSTYGVEAFARTFGEHPDWMYVLGDLAVCAGVGLASLAVATWAYRRAAVR, from the coding sequence GTGAGTGTCGTACCCGCCGGGATCCTGCCCGCCGCCCCCGGGGCGGTGCCGGACGCCGCCCCGGAGGCGGCCGTCCTCGGACCGCGGGCCCGGCTGTGGCCCGCGCTCGCCGCCGTGTACAAGGCGCAGCTCTCCCGCGCCCGGGTCGCCCGCATCCCGCTGCTGTTCGTGGCGACGTTCCAGTCGATCGGCATCATGATCCTCATGCGCGGGGTCGTGGACGACGCCGCCGGGGCGCGCGCGGTGGTCGCCGGCTCCTCCGTCCTCGTCGTGGCCTTCGTGGCGCTCAACCTGCTGGCGCAGTACTTCGGGCAGCTCCGCGCCGACGGCGGCCTCGACCACTACGCCACGCTCCCGGTGCCGCCGGCCGCCGTGGTGCTCGGCGCGGCGGGCGCGTACGCCTCCTTCACCGTGCCGGGCACGGTGGTCACCGCCGTCTTCGGCTGTCTGCTGTTCGGACTGCCGCTCGGCCATCTGTGGATCCTGGCCGCGGTGATTCCGCTGGCCGGGGCCGCGCTCGCCGGGCTCGGCGCCGCCCTGGGGCTGCTCGCCCCGCGCCCCGAACTCGCCACCCTGCTCGGCCAGCTCGGCATGTCGGCGGCACTCCTGCTCGGGGTGCTCCCGCCCGGCCGGCTGCCGGAGGTGGTCCGCCTCGCGCGCGATCTGCTGCCGTCCACGTACGGTGTGGAGGCGTTCGCGCGGACGTTCGGGGAACACCCGGACTGGATGTACGTCCTCGGCGACCTCGCCGTGTGCGCCGGCGTCGGGCTCGCCTCGCTGGCCGTGGCGACCTGGGCGTACCGGCGCGCGGCCGTCCGGTGA